Sequence from the Streptomyces peucetius genome:
CGCCACAGCGCCCAGCCCACGCCCGGGTAGACCAGCCCGTACTTGTGCCCGGAGGTGTTGATCGAGGACACCCGCGGCAGCCGGAAGTCCCAGACCAGCTCCTCGTCGAGGAATGGGGCGACCATCGCGCCCGACGCGCCGTCGACATGGACGGGGATGTCGAGACCCGTGCGCTTCTGGAGGGCGTCCAGCGCGGCACAGACCTCGCCCACCGGCTCGTACGAACCGTCGAAGGTCGAGCCGAGCACCGCCACCACACCGATGGTGTTCTCGTCGCACAGCTCGGCCGCGGCCTGCGGATCGAGGTGGAAGCGGTCGCCCTCCATCGGCACGAGCCGCGCCTCGACCTCCCAGAAGTTGCAGAACTTGTCCCAGCACACCTGCACATTGACGCCCATGACCAGATTGGGGCGGGCCCCGCCCCGGTACCGGTCGGCGTTCCGGTTCGTCCAGCGGCGCTTGAGCGCCATCCCGGCGAGCATGCACGCCTCGCTCGACCCGGTCGTCGAGCAGCCGACCGCGGCGGTGGGGTCCGGCGCGTGCCACAGGTCGGCGAGCATGGCCACACAGCGCCGCTCCAGCTCGGCCGTACGCGGGTACTCGTCCTTGTCGATCATGTTCTTGTCGCGGCACTCCGCCATCAGATCCGTCGCCTGCCCCTCCATCCAGGTGGTGACGAATGTGGCGAGGTTGAGCCGGGAGTTGCCGTCGAGCATCAGCTCGTCGTGCACCAGCTGATACGCGGTGGGAGGCGGCATGGGGCCGTCCGGGAGCCGGTGCGTGGGCGGGGCCGACGTCATCCGGCCGACC
This genomic interval carries:
- a CDS encoding glutamate decarboxylase, with amino-acid sequence MALHQGTTGTEDHEPEQRRLSVNPFFGLADPVGRMTSAPPTHRLPDGPMPPPTAYQLVHDELMLDGNSRLNLATFVTTWMEGQATDLMAECRDKNMIDKDEYPRTAELERRCVAMLADLWHAPDPTAAVGCSTTGSSEACMLAGMALKRRWTNRNADRYRGGARPNLVMGVNVQVCWDKFCNFWEVEARLVPMEGDRFHLDPQAAAELCDENTIGVVAVLGSTFDGSYEPVGEVCAALDALQKRTGLDIPVHVDGASGAMVAPFLDEELVWDFRLPRVSSINTSGHKYGLVYPGVGWALWRSQEALPEELVFRVNYLGGDMPTFALNFSRPGAQVVAQYYTFLRLGRLGYRAVQQTARDVATGLAERIGALGDFRLLTRGDQLPVFAFTTAPGVTSFDVFDVSRRLREKGWLVPAYTFPANREDLSVLRIVCRNGFSADLAALLLEDLRMLLPDLRRQAHPASAEREPATPFHH